One window from the genome of Pseudobdellovibrionaceae bacterium encodes:
- a CDS encoding DUF4442 domain-containing protein: MIIKMARKLGPKTPPRLFGILLSLWGPFRGAGIKITQISADYRHIHVILKKRWSTTNYVGTQFGGSIYAMTDPFFMLMLIQNLGPDYIVWDKGATIDFVSPGRTELHTDFKITDEILSDITSHTESGEKYIFDLPVEVLDTNNTLVATVSKKLYVRKKRAEPKHV, from the coding sequence ATGATCATTAAAATGGCGCGCAAGCTAGGACCCAAAACACCGCCCCGTCTTTTTGGAATACTTCTAAGCCTTTGGGGACCCTTTCGTGGCGCAGGAATTAAAATCACTCAGATCTCAGCGGACTATCGACACATTCATGTCATTTTAAAAAAACGCTGGTCGACCACGAATTATGTAGGAACCCAATTTGGAGGTTCAATATATGCCATGACTGATCCTTTTTTTATGCTGATGCTTATACAAAATTTAGGGCCTGATTATATTGTTTGGGATAAAGGGGCCACCATAGACTTCGTCAGTCCTGGGCGCACGGAGTTACACACAGATTTTAAAATCACGGATGAGATTCTTTCCGATATCACTTCTCATACTGAATCTGGAGAAAAGTACATCTTTGACCTACCCGTAGAGGTTTTAGATACCAACAATACCCTTGTGGCTACGGTCTCTAAAAAACTTTATGTCAGAAAAAAACGCGCGGAGCCTAAACATGTCTAA